A genomic region of Luteibacter aegosomatissinici contains the following coding sequences:
- a CDS encoding ATP-dependent nuclease, whose product MQETLSGDFYTLAVRPDILIKVRERLRKLFRRDISIEWQQGTLRVQFTSEGSTEAKYTSGREASGLIHLVGILAAIYDDDVGALLLDEPEVSLHPQLQSFLRREIEEASGAPDDASYKKIIVLCTHSTEFVKINTPLDLTTIVLCQALSKQPIQINPETPELLSKKMYGLAARLGHEHKSAFFANRPLLVEGPSDAIICGALSGRLDLPLEAAGVQIVPVIGKGEFPLVSKLFRLLGKNPAILLDADGIADGLSTVNSFLHTPSAVEFANSKLGQESAIHFSKQVYDAFSKLVQNRWHEIESLAVKHPYWSARSSQDDDLTPKLRATFSTLFQCQNDSLSCLSSDGAWQKIKARLTLLLDLLESQGCFVLRKGTIESYYANIASSEKVLSAATEASSLGGRSVEEVSAHFDDIVRCLTTVAAVPSIVEADSLQDTLLRVAVPILARFQNGERGEDLVASIGNAPDRPEAIFSFTASNDKIEIDLNSKVLKVPGFPMSFTRKSNIVAEITRSIGTRRKSSVDANE is encoded by the coding sequence TTGCAGGAAACCCTTTCTGGCGACTTTTACACCCTCGCAGTGAGACCAGACATTCTTATTAAGGTGCGCGAACGCCTAAGAAAGCTATTCCGTCGAGACATTAGTATCGAATGGCAGCAAGGCACGCTTCGGGTGCAGTTCACAAGCGAAGGAAGCACCGAAGCTAAGTACACCTCCGGTCGCGAGGCGTCGGGCCTTATTCATCTAGTCGGTATCCTAGCTGCCATTTACGATGATGACGTAGGCGCACTACTGCTCGACGAGCCCGAAGTATCGCTCCACCCCCAATTACAATCGTTCCTTCGCCGCGAAATCGAGGAAGCTTCGGGTGCTCCGGACGACGCGAGCTACAAAAAAATCATCGTCCTTTGCACACATTCGACCGAGTTCGTGAAGATAAATACTCCGCTCGATCTCACGACAATCGTATTGTGCCAAGCGCTCAGCAAGCAGCCCATTCAAATCAACCCCGAAACGCCCGAACTTCTCTCAAAAAAAATGTACGGACTTGCGGCACGGCTAGGCCACGAACATAAGTCTGCATTCTTCGCCAACCGTCCGCTTCTGGTTGAAGGACCCTCGGATGCAATCATTTGTGGCGCACTCTCGGGAAGGCTCGACCTGCCGCTTGAAGCCGCAGGCGTACAAATCGTTCCCGTGATAGGAAAGGGTGAGTTCCCCTTAGTCTCGAAGCTTTTTCGGTTGCTCGGAAAGAATCCTGCGATTCTTCTGGACGCCGATGGCATTGCTGATGGGTTATCCACGGTGAATTCATTCTTGCATACGCCATCCGCCGTAGAGTTCGCGAACTCGAAACTCGGCCAAGAGAGCGCGATACACTTCTCTAAGCAGGTATATGACGCATTCTCGAAGCTGGTGCAAAATCGCTGGCACGAGATTGAGAGTCTCGCCGTCAAGCATCCTTACTGGAGTGCTCGAAGCAGCCAAGATGATGACCTCACGCCCAAGCTACGCGCGACATTCTCAACGCTGTTTCAATGCCAGAACGATTCGTTAAGCTGTCTCAGCAGTGACGGGGCATGGCAGAAGATAAAAGCGCGTCTGACGCTACTTCTTGACCTTCTCGAGTCCCAGGGATGCTTCGTCCTCAGGAAGGGAACAATTGAATCCTACTACGCGAATATCGCGTCGTCAGAGAAGGTCCTTTCGGCGGCAACTGAAGCATCCAGCCTTGGGGGGCGGAGCGTCGAAGAAGTTAGCGCGCACTTCGATGACATCGTCCGCTGCCTCACTACAGTGGCAGCGGTCCCGTCGATCGTTGAGGCCGACTCATTACAGGATACGCTTCTGCGGGTCGCAGTGCCTATCCTCGCAAGATTTCAGAACGGGGAACGCGGCGAAGACCTTGTAGCCAGCATAGGAAATGCGCCAGATCGACCGGAAGCGATATTCAGCTTCACAGCATCCAACGACAAGATCGAGATCGACCTCAACAGCAAGGTGTTGAAGGTTCCAGGATTTCCCATGTCCTTTACAAGGAAGTCAAACATCGTCGCGGAAATCACCCGATCCATCGGCACGCGAAGAAAATCCAGCGTAGACGCAAATGAATAG
- a CDS encoding AAA family ATPase — MNDGITQPEQEDLEAKHFFPLEVRAQVQAGKDAVEHVLVLHSGLTILLGPNGAGKTQLMRAMKPALQELIGRKKVRFLSAGRMGLHEQYRSDYDGYRGGMLRYD, encoded by the coding sequence ATGAATGATGGCATCACTCAACCTGAGCAAGAAGATCTGGAAGCGAAGCACTTCTTCCCTCTCGAAGTCCGAGCGCAAGTTCAAGCCGGAAAGGACGCCGTAGAACATGTCCTGGTGTTGCATAGCGGCCTCACTATTCTCCTCGGACCCAACGGAGCCGGAAAGACCCAACTAATGCGCGCGATGAAGCCTGCATTACAAGAGTTAATTGGGAGAAAGAAAGTTCGCTTTCTATCCGCTGGTCGCATGGGCTTGCACGAGCAGTACCGAAGCGACTATGACGGCTATCGTGGCGGGATGCTGCGCTATGACTAA
- a CDS encoding toll/interleukin-1 receptor domain-containing protein: MATAKKATAKQSAVTRTKKPKGPTTPRFEPVKLDDLFVALDAIAWLDSPNITQVAQFAAVDRRVAGKLLKNASQIGLAEQVGGGYVLSLPYPFKGSKEQKEAVVREALVKHPLLVRVRQFIQLGDKTEVALRKAATMLDIIPFSANDFAPLMAWAQALGAMKANLIAEDLVDAAEKEKEERHTEHSAKRIAFISHSSLDKPFIRQLAADLTARGIDVWLDEQRIRVGDSIPEKIAQGLAGSDYFLLAISENSAESEWVRKELNNALVSEVQRRKVHILPLKLDATPVPAVIGDKKYADFSKSYKSGLEELVTAMRNDA; this comes from the coding sequence ATGGCAACCGCAAAGAAAGCGACCGCCAAGCAATCGGCGGTTACTCGGACAAAGAAACCAAAAGGGCCAACCACTCCGCGGTTCGAACCGGTGAAGCTCGATGATCTATTTGTGGCTCTGGATGCCATCGCTTGGCTGGACAGCCCCAACATTACGCAGGTTGCCCAGTTTGCCGCTGTTGACCGGCGTGTAGCCGGAAAGCTATTGAAGAACGCATCCCAGATTGGCCTGGCGGAACAAGTCGGAGGAGGTTACGTCCTCTCCCTACCCTATCCATTCAAGGGTTCGAAGGAGCAAAAAGAGGCGGTTGTTAGAGAAGCCCTAGTCAAACACCCCCTTCTTGTCAGGGTTCGCCAGTTCATTCAACTAGGCGACAAGACCGAAGTGGCCTTGCGCAAAGCCGCCACCATGCTCGACATCATTCCGTTTTCCGCTAACGATTTCGCCCCACTCATGGCTTGGGCCCAAGCGCTCGGAGCGATGAAGGCCAACCTTATCGCAGAGGATCTGGTCGACGCAGCAGAGAAAGAAAAGGAAGAACGGCACACGGAGCATTCTGCCAAGCGCATCGCCTTCATCTCTCATAGCTCGCTTGACAAGCCATTCATTCGTCAACTCGCCGCCGATCTAACAGCCCGCGGCATCGACGTATGGCTAGACGAGCAACGCATACGTGTTGGCGATTCAATCCCTGAAAAGATCGCGCAAGGCTTGGCTGGATCCGACTACTTCCTCTTGGCCATCAGTGAAAACTCTGCCGAATCTGAGTGGGTGAGGAAAGAGCTAAATAACGCCTTGGTTAGTGAGGTCCAACGACGCAAGGTTCATATTCTCCCATTGAAGCTAGATGCCACCCCAGTCCCAGCGGTCATTGGGGATAAGAAATACGCGGACTTCTCAAAATCATACAAAAGCGGCCTCGAAGAGTTAGTTACGGCGATGAGGAATGACGCATGA
- a CDS encoding DUF6572 domain-containing protein: protein MAIDDPSSVDGLGISRADGKAILTIVDHLDWVSEPDHLRMIERKLGNYLGFIRSGQIYDALAESLYRHVRIELIHQFLPDDEGTRFLEAAKRQLSEIGVEFTYYALPGGY from the coding sequence ATGGCTATAGATGATCCTTCGTCTGTCGATGGCTTAGGGATCTCGCGGGCCGACGGTAAGGCAATCCTGACCATAGTCGACCACTTGGACTGGGTCTCTGAGCCCGATCACCTGCGGATGATTGAACGGAAGCTTGGAAACTACTTGGGGTTTATTCGTAGCGGACAGATTTACGATGCCCTCGCCGAATCACTTTATCGGCACGTACGCATTGAGCTGATCCATCAGTTTCTGCCCGATGATGAAGGAACGCGATTCCTGGAAGCCGCCAAACGGCAGCTTTCAGAGATAGGCGTTGAATTTACGTACTACGCCCTGCCGGGTGGTTATTGA
- a CDS encoding membrane-bound PQQ-dependent dehydrogenase, glucose/quinate/shikimate family, which produces MSTSESALARGGRLLLALVLGLFGLAMVVGGVRLITLGGNWYYAIAGLLSLASSISLFRRRTSATLWFGVLFVLTLLWTIWESGADYWGWVPRFALILIFAIAFSFLLPSLHQGRLSRAVTRGIPALLIAAFVVAGALAFVPHHVTAASNVPEPGDNPFAADTGPSPESGIPGSDWPTYGGNQATQRYSSLTQITPANVKDLQVAWTAQVGDVPTDTRWGVQNTPLKIGNMVYVCGYLNKVVALDAATGEHKWEFDPGITPKSVPYTPSCRSMSYYEDHGTATASTDAPAAATSTAAAVAPATGAMCDRRIIVGTLDARVIELDAATGKRCTDFGQNGEVSLTVDMGKVYHGYVAITSPPMVIRDTIVVGHTTVDGQRAFGPAGVTKAYDVKTGKLKWAWDAAAPNDPAPRTGDDLYKRGSPDVWTSFTGDNKLGLVFLPVANASGDYYSSSRTADELKYSPSLTAIDVETGLPRWSFQNTHDDVWDYDPGSPPTLVDYPQKDGTKVPAIIFPTKNGEFYVLNRETGKSLFGVEERPVPQGGLEPAARSKTQPFSKFNSVAQPDLTPASMWGLTPIDQLFCRIQFAEADYRGKFTPPDTKHPIIDYPGYNGGVDWGGVAFDPARGLIISNYNDMPNYVSLVTRAEADKLGWKARDVLNDPVQEARAEGAGDPQEGVPVAVNVNAGWQVPATGMLCKEPPYGGIRAIDIRDGRTVWDRPFGTARENGPFGMPTGLPIQIGTPNNGGSVITKSGLVFIAAATDNLIRAIDITTGETIWSAPLPAGAQAMPMVYEQDGREFVVITATGHHFMHTPKGNYVVAYALPKR; this is translated from the coding sequence ATGAGTACATCGGAGAGTGCCCTCGCACGTGGGGGCAGGCTTTTGCTTGCCCTCGTGTTGGGCCTGTTTGGCCTGGCCATGGTGGTTGGCGGCGTTCGCCTCATCACCCTGGGTGGTAACTGGTATTACGCGATCGCCGGCCTGTTGAGCCTCGCGAGTTCGATCAGCCTGTTCCGCCGCCGCACCAGCGCCACGCTGTGGTTCGGCGTGCTGTTCGTCCTCACGCTGTTGTGGACGATCTGGGAATCGGGCGCGGATTACTGGGGTTGGGTGCCGCGCTTCGCGCTGATCCTCATCTTCGCCATCGCCTTCTCGTTCCTGCTGCCCAGCCTGCACCAGGGTCGCCTGTCGCGTGCTGTCACGCGTGGCATCCCTGCGTTGCTCATTGCGGCCTTCGTGGTCGCGGGCGCCCTGGCGTTCGTGCCGCACCACGTCACGGCGGCCAGCAACGTGCCGGAGCCGGGTGATAACCCCTTCGCCGCCGACACGGGCCCGAGCCCGGAAAGCGGTATCCCCGGTTCCGACTGGCCCACCTACGGTGGCAACCAGGCCACGCAGCGTTACAGCTCGCTGACCCAGATCACGCCCGCCAACGTGAAAGACCTGCAGGTCGCCTGGACCGCGCAGGTCGGCGATGTGCCGACCGACACGCGCTGGGGCGTGCAGAACACCCCGCTGAAGATCGGCAACATGGTGTACGTGTGCGGTTACCTCAACAAGGTGGTCGCGCTCGACGCCGCCACTGGTGAGCACAAGTGGGAATTCGACCCGGGCATCACGCCGAAGTCGGTGCCGTACACCCCATCGTGCCGCTCGATGAGCTACTACGAGGACCACGGTACGGCCACGGCCAGCACCGATGCACCGGCCGCTGCGACCAGCACCGCCGCTGCGGTTGCCCCGGCCACGGGCGCCATGTGCGACCGTCGCATCATCGTCGGCACGCTCGATGCCCGCGTCATTGAACTCGATGCCGCTACCGGCAAGCGCTGCACGGACTTCGGCCAGAACGGCGAAGTCAGCCTCACGGTCGACATGGGCAAGGTCTACCACGGCTACGTGGCGATCACGTCGCCGCCCATGGTCATCCGCGACACCATTGTCGTCGGCCACACCACGGTCGATGGCCAGCGTGCCTTTGGTCCCGCCGGCGTCACCAAGGCGTACGACGTCAAGACCGGCAAGCTGAAGTGGGCATGGGACGCGGCGGCGCCGAACGATCCCGCCCCGCGTACCGGTGATGACCTCTACAAGCGCGGGTCGCCTGATGTGTGGACCTCGTTCACCGGCGATAACAAGCTGGGCCTGGTGTTCCTGCCGGTGGCGAATGCCTCGGGTGATTACTACTCCAGCAGCCGCACCGCGGACGAGCTGAAGTACTCGCCGTCGCTCACCGCTATTGACGTGGAGACGGGCCTGCCGCGCTGGTCGTTCCAGAACACGCACGACGACGTGTGGGATTACGACCCGGGTTCGCCGCCCACGCTGGTGGACTACCCGCAGAAGGATGGCACCAAGGTGCCGGCCATCATCTTCCCGACGAAGAATGGCGAGTTCTACGTGCTTAACCGCGAGACCGGCAAGTCGCTGTTCGGGGTGGAAGAGCGTCCCGTGCCGCAGGGTGGCCTTGAGCCCGCCGCGCGCAGCAAGACGCAGCCGTTCTCGAAGTTCAACTCGGTAGCGCAGCCGGACCTCACGCCGGCCAGCATGTGGGGCCTGACCCCCATCGACCAGCTGTTCTGCCGCATCCAGTTCGCGGAAGCCGACTACCGCGGCAAGTTCACGCCGCCGGATACCAAGCACCCGATCATCGACTACCCGGGCTACAACGGTGGCGTCGACTGGGGTGGCGTGGCGTTCGATCCGGCACGTGGCCTGATCATCTCCAACTACAACGACATGCCGAACTACGTGAGCCTGGTGACGCGTGCGGAAGCCGACAAGCTGGGCTGGAAGGCGCGTGACGTGCTGAACGACCCGGTGCAGGAAGCCAGGGCCGAAGGCGCAGGCGACCCGCAGGAAGGCGTCCCCGTGGCCGTCAATGTCAACGCAGGCTGGCAGGTGCCGGCGACCGGCATGCTCTGCAAGGAACCGCCGTACGGTGGCATCCGCGCCATCGACATCCGTGATGGCCGCACCGTGTGGGACCGCCCGTTCGGTACCGCGCGTGAAAACGGTCCGTTCGGCATGCCCACCGGCCTTCCGATCCAGATTGGTACGCCGAACAACGGTGGCTCGGTCATCACGAAGTCGGGCCTGGTGTTCATTGCCGCCGCCACCGACAACCTGATCCGCGCGATCGACATCACCACCGGCGAAACCATCTGGTCGGCCCCGCTGCCCGCTGGCGCCCAGGCGATGCCGATGGTGTATGAGCAGGATGGTCGCGAGTTCGTGGTGATCACGGCTACTGGGCACCACTTCATGCATACGCCTAAGGGCAATTATGTTGTGGCTTATGCGTTGCCTAAGCGGTGA
- a CDS encoding LacI family DNA-binding transcriptional regulator, whose amino-acid sequence MSQSTVSRVFSAGGAAVSPAIREKVMKAAAELNYRPNALPGILQTGRSGIIAVIVGGFYNPFFTEFLRCVTELLRARKLEIMLVDTHSDANIDEIVGELSRYRIDGVISAMAIGSTRVVRALESVGIPIVAVNSKRVGSLRTVSTDNRSAGGVAADLLIDGGCTSIAYLAGRESQSQSEREKGFLKRLKERGMPEPERLVAGYSYDEGYAAAVALMSSGSRPDGLFCVNDLVAIGALDALRTEFGLSVPKDVQVIGFDDIPMAGWRAYDITTFHQDMQALAEGSVALLADDPAKLTITIPPTLVRRGTTRH is encoded by the coding sequence GTGTCCCAATCCACGGTATCGCGCGTGTTCAGTGCGGGTGGTGCCGCAGTATCCCCGGCCATTCGCGAAAAGGTGATGAAGGCCGCGGCCGAGCTCAACTACCGGCCCAACGCGTTGCCCGGCATTCTGCAAACCGGCCGCTCCGGCATCATCGCGGTCATTGTCGGCGGCTTCTACAACCCGTTCTTCACCGAGTTCCTGCGCTGCGTCACCGAGCTGCTGCGCGCGCGGAAACTCGAAATCATGCTGGTGGATACGCACAGCGATGCGAACATCGACGAGATCGTGGGTGAGCTGTCGCGCTACCGCATCGACGGCGTGATCAGCGCCATGGCCATCGGTTCCACGCGCGTGGTGCGTGCCCTGGAGAGCGTCGGGATTCCCATCGTTGCCGTGAATTCAAAGCGCGTGGGCAGCCTGCGTACGGTATCCACGGATAACCGCTCCGCGGGAGGTGTCGCGGCTGACCTGCTGATCGATGGCGGCTGCACGTCCATTGCGTACCTGGCGGGCCGCGAGAGCCAATCGCAGAGTGAGCGCGAGAAGGGTTTCCTGAAGCGCCTAAAAGAGCGCGGCATGCCGGAACCCGAGCGGCTGGTGGCGGGCTACAGCTATGACGAAGGTTATGCCGCCGCGGTGGCGCTGATGAGCTCGGGCAGCCGCCCGGATGGCCTGTTCTGCGTCAACGACCTCGTGGCCATCGGTGCGCTGGATGCGCTGCGCACGGAGTTTGGCCTGTCCGTGCCGAAGGATGTGCAGGTCATCGGCTTCGATGACATCCCCATGGCCGGCTGGCGCGCCTACGACATCACCACCTTCCACCAGGACATGCAGGCCCTGGCGGAAGGCAGCGTGGCGTTGCTGGCGGATGATCCGGCGAAGCTGACGATCACGATTCCGCCGACGCTGGTTCGGCGCGGGACTACGCGGCACTGA
- a CDS encoding alpha/beta fold hydrolase, whose product MARMSVWASVSKFLVTGALLAALSSPAVADITPLPATFHTQDIATDGATIHVRVGGTGPAVILLHGFGDTGDMWGPLATDLVRDHTVVIPDLRGMGLSSHPEGGYDKKTQAADMRAVLSKLGIDKSVVVGHDIGTMVAYAYAARYPDKTVKLVVMDAPVPGIPPWDQIVRSPLLWHFDFGGPDMERLVAGRERIYLDRFWNEFAGTPSKIDEGTRSHYAAIYARPGAMHSAFSQFRAIRTDAVDNQDAPNHKLTMPVLAIGGEKSFGANEAIVMRNAATNVTELVVPGAGHWLMEEAPAVTTKAIRQFIEAK is encoded by the coding sequence ATGGCACGTATGAGCGTTTGGGCGTCGGTTTCGAAGTTCCTTGTCACAGGTGCGCTACTGGCCGCCCTGAGTTCGCCCGCCGTGGCCGATATCACGCCGCTGCCGGCCACCTTCCACACCCAGGACATCGCCACCGATGGGGCGACTATCCACGTGCGCGTAGGCGGCACCGGTCCGGCGGTCATTCTGCTGCACGGCTTCGGCGACACCGGCGATATGTGGGGCCCGCTGGCTACGGACCTTGTTCGCGACCACACCGTGGTCATCCCCGATCTGCGCGGCATGGGCCTGTCCTCCCACCCCGAGGGCGGTTACGACAAGAAGACCCAGGCGGCCGATATGCGCGCCGTGCTCTCCAAGCTCGGTATCGACAAGTCCGTTGTCGTCGGCCACGACATCGGCACGATGGTCGCCTACGCCTATGCCGCACGTTACCCGGACAAGACGGTGAAGCTTGTCGTGATGGATGCGCCTGTCCCGGGCATTCCGCCGTGGGACCAGATCGTGCGCAGCCCGCTGCTTTGGCACTTCGACTTTGGTGGCCCGGATATGGAGCGCCTGGTGGCCGGGCGTGAGCGGATCTACCTGGATCGGTTCTGGAATGAATTCGCGGGTACGCCGTCGAAGATCGATGAGGGTACGCGTAGCCATTACGCCGCTATCTATGCACGGCCTGGTGCCATGCATTCGGCCTTTTCGCAGTTTCGTGCCATTCGCACCGACGCGGTTGATAACCAGGATGCACCGAATCACAAGCTCACGATGCCTGTGCTCGCTATCGGTGGCGAGAAGTCGTTTGGGGCGAATGAGGCGATTGTGATGCGGAATGCGGCGACCAACGTGACTGAGTTGGTTGTGCCTGGCGCTGGGCACTGGTTGATGGAAGAGGCGCCTGCTGTCACCACGAAAGCGATTCGGCAGTTCATTGAAGCGAAGTGA
- a CDS encoding NYN domain-containing protein, with translation MRTAVYVDGFNLFHRLLDGRQGVKWLDLFALSRAALRNDHSVTMLRYFTARVADTPADPNKASRQDVYLRALAASGVSIHFGTFRQREKRMRLAVPGDARDPYVRVISREEKGSDVNLAVHMLHDAWNDAYDCAVVLSNDSDLAEALRLVRDMGKVVGVLCPAKDPVVELEKNAHFVRPVRLAHLTHSQFPTHIIDDLGTAISCPAKWLDADL, from the coding sequence ATGAGGACGGCCGTTTACGTTGACGGGTTCAACCTGTTTCACCGGCTGCTTGATGGACGCCAAGGCGTGAAGTGGCTGGACCTGTTTGCGCTTTCCCGAGCGGCGCTTCGAAACGACCATAGCGTGACGATGCTCCGCTACTTCACGGCGCGTGTCGCCGATACCCCCGCAGACCCCAATAAGGCAAGCCGCCAGGATGTGTATCTCCGAGCGCTGGCGGCCAGTGGTGTGTCCATTCACTTCGGCACATTCCGGCAGCGCGAAAAGCGGATGCGGCTCGCAGTGCCAGGTGACGCGCGGGATCCTTACGTTCGCGTTATCTCCCGCGAGGAGAAGGGTTCAGACGTCAATTTGGCTGTCCACATGCTGCATGACGCATGGAATGATGCGTACGACTGCGCCGTGGTTCTGTCGAACGATTCTGACCTTGCAGAGGCGCTTCGACTTGTCCGCGATATGGGTAAGGTCGTCGGCGTTCTCTGTCCGGCCAAGGACCCTGTAGTCGAACTCGAAAAGAATGCGCATTTCGTCCGCCCAGTCCGACTAGCTCACCTCACGCACTCGCAGTTCCCTACGCATATCATTGACGATCTCGGCACCGCAATCTCTTGCCCGGCCAAGTGGCTAGACGCTGACCTATAG
- a CDS encoding DUF6496 domain-containing protein: MPDRKTTARAARDRREGKSASTQAGEYVREEIEHIREGKHGARSAKQAIAIGLSKARRAGVKATPSKTASAATKKKAAQDTKAAKKRSAGTATKKSVARKRASTKALKREGTAAASKRAVSTQARKSAAKRTSASKSAAAKKAAHTKGAAGRKAAATKAARTRAKKAG; this comes from the coding sequence ATGCCCGATAGAAAGACCACCGCCAGGGCCGCCAGAGACAGACGCGAAGGCAAGTCCGCTTCCACCCAGGCCGGCGAGTACGTGCGCGAGGAGATCGAGCACATCCGCGAAGGCAAACATGGCGCCCGCTCGGCGAAGCAGGCCATTGCCATTGGCCTGTCGAAAGCCCGCCGTGCCGGTGTGAAGGCAACGCCCTCGAAGACGGCAAGCGCGGCCACCAAGAAGAAGGCCGCGCAGGATACGAAGGCAGCGAAGAAGCGTTCGGCCGGCACCGCCACCAAGAAATCGGTGGCGCGCAAACGCGCCTCCACCAAGGCGCTTAAGCGCGAGGGCACGGCAGCCGCATCGAAGCGTGCGGTATCGACGCAGGCACGCAAGAGCGCCGCCAAGCGCACGTCAGCGAGCAAATCCGCGGCGGCCAAGAAGGCTGCCCACACCAAGGGCGCAGCAGGTCGCAAGGCAGCGGCAACGAAGGCGGCCCGCACGCGGGCGAAGAAGGCCGGATAA
- a CDS encoding DUF4124 domain-containing protein: MWLKKALLFSLVVALPTAASAGEVYKCTVGSSSVFQDKPCANGKKIEVTGSVVGAAASGGGDIHSMSLVQMSSRLRESSDAERHLVDDMNREIAEARARRGPKATIALTSEIERIQTEYRPKIDRAHAASTAIVEEIRKRCPKGAVLNDASTGCGS, from the coding sequence ATGTGGCTCAAGAAGGCTCTGCTCTTCTCGCTCGTTGTCGCACTGCCTACCGCCGCGTCGGCAGGCGAGGTCTACAAGTGCACCGTCGGCAGCTCCTCCGTTTTCCAGGACAAGCCCTGCGCTAACGGCAAAAAGATTGAAGTCACGGGTTCGGTCGTGGGCGCCGCCGCATCGGGTGGTGGGGACATTCATTCCATGAGCCTGGTCCAGATGAGCAGCCGGCTGCGTGAGTCGAGCGATGCCGAACGGCACCTGGTCGATGACATGAACCGCGAGATTGCCGAAGCCAGGGCACGCCGGGGGCCCAAGGCGACCATCGCCTTGACCTCGGAGATCGAGCGCATCCAGACCGAGTACCGCCCGAAGATCGATCGCGCACACGCGGCCTCTACGGCGATCGTTGAGGAAATAAGGAAGCGCTGTCCTAAAGGGGCGGTACTTAACGACGCCAGCACGGGTTGCGGCAGCTAA
- a CDS encoding BlaI/MecI/CopY family transcriptional regulator — MKISLTDREADIMQVLWDHGPSLVSEVRERLTDTLAYTTVLTVLRTLQTKGYVGYEEEGRGHRYFASVKQQAARKNALQHLTDKLFKGSAELLFTHLVSDQKLSPEQISRMRELLAERNGKEKP, encoded by the coding sequence ATGAAGATCTCACTCACCGACCGTGAGGCCGACATCATGCAGGTGCTGTGGGACCACGGCCCCTCGCTGGTGTCGGAGGTGCGCGAACGCCTGACCGATACCCTCGCCTACACCACGGTGCTGACCGTGTTGCGCACCCTGCAGACCAAGGGCTATGTCGGTTACGAGGAAGAAGGCCGGGGCCACCGCTACTTTGCCAGCGTAAAGCAGCAGGCGGCGCGCAAGAACGCCTTGCAGCACCTCACGGATAAGCTGTTCAAGGGTTCGGCAGAGTTGTTGTTCACGCACCTGGTGTCCGATCAGAAGCTCAGCCCGGAGCAGATCTCACGCATGCGCGAACTGTTGGCGGAGAGGAACGGCAAGGAGAAGCCGTAA